In Tachysurus fulvidraco isolate hzauxx_2018 chromosome 11, HZAU_PFXX_2.0, whole genome shotgun sequence, one DNA window encodes the following:
- the fndc3a gene encoding fibronectin type-III domain-containing protein 3A isoform X3, with the protein MKESWLNTPLHWSPASYSAQICHSSHHHLLNLHPAWSTEMGANNYSVCHVETEQCTKSCRYRVILVQVNPGEAFTIQREDGQFQCITGPAQVPMMSPNGSVPPIYVPPGYVQQIIEESGVRRVLVLPQAEFHPGGHSPLHHPPPPPTHPHLQAFIPHPHPILPHPPHLYSGMAGGTGDMNAQYISQYHPAHIYTDQVSPDTHPAHGRAAFHRDERANKAHERLQKKLKERQGGQAGGGAGGQAPTKDSPPLSPQKNRGTPPAAGGDLQNGLLKESNEKIQALREWLKNISKPVVADIQARGACLCWNAPVRQTVDEEQKEPEENPEEPTVSYEVSVSYSGKDGKYNTAYSGKELSATIENLRPATDYHVRVQAICNCLQGTPSEPASFTTLSCEPDAPIPPRKASGTKSCLVLQWKAPCDNGSKIQNYILQWDEGKGTGVFEQCYYGPQKQYRVTKLSPASKYSFRLAAKNDMGVSEFSEPVDMLTSCSVPAPPKSPELIQAGVTWLSLRWNRPDSSPKEDDIGYILEMEEEGSGYGFQVSYDGDDLSCTVRNLHRSTKYKFRIAAYNTEGKSNPSPVSEFATAPDRPGCPYKPCVKGKQHPTSFRMTWDPPKETGGSDVTEYVVELSEGLSGSSWEEVYRGSATECVCDGLKPGGTYQARVCCHSKGGQSPFSETLQVQIPAVPPGPCQTPRVIGKPKAREVQLRWAPPQVDGGSAVCTYSVEIFAPHSEEAREVHQGQELECTVHSLLPGRTYGFRLRAANKAGYGPFSERIEVTTGPGAPEPCRPPHITCKSPSCVVVSWEAPPCNGAAVTEFRLEWGAAEGSMQMIYSGAAMSYELKGLLPATNYFCRLQAVNVAGVGPFSEVILCQTPCSVPAMVSVVHALRESEMRMEATGPDRGEVEEEEEEDEEEEEEEEEDGERPSPPLYSPSTCLGLRWEAPCDHGAEITSYLIDIGERQPISTGPVTKYIIQNLQPDTTYRIRIQALNSLGAGPFSHTFKLKTKPLPPLPPRLECTAFSHQTLRLKWGDGPAKNSPTDSLQYQLQMEDRNGRFISLYKGPCHTHKVQRLNESTSYSFRIQAFNEAGEGPFSLVYTFTTPRSPPAPLKAPRVERLDESCEISWESLPHMKGDPIIYCLQCMQGNSDFKQIYKGSDTLFRLSSLSSSSEYRFRVCAIRQCQDAPEIMGPYSSSVTLLPLRIESPSSSSSVGPKACESQQPRRSLTDEQFSLLIIALLALTSILIAVAIQYLVIE; encoded by the exons GTCCTGCTCAGGTTCCCATGATGTCCCCAAATGGTTCAGTGCCTCCAATCTATGTGCCTCCTGGATATGTTCAACAa ATCATTGAGGAGAGTGGAGTAAGGCGAGTGTTGGTCTTGCCTCAGGCAGAGTTTCACCCTGGGGGCCACTCTCCCCTGCACCACCCTCCCCCTCctcccacccacccccacctgCAGGCCTTCATTCCCCATCCACATCCAATCTTGCCTCATCCTCCTCACCTGTACTCAGGCATGGCCGGCGGAACTGGAGACATGAATGCCCAGTACATCTCTCAGTACCACCCAGCCCACATCTACACAGACCAGg TTTCTCCAGACACTCACCCGGCACATGGACGCGCAGCGTTTCACCGGGATGAAAGGGCTAACAAAGCGCATGAACGGCTGCAGAAGAAGCTGAAGGAGCGTCAGGGTGGTCAGGCAGGAGGAGGAGCGGGCGGTCAGGCTCCTACCAAAGATAGTCCTCCACTCTCTCCACAGAAGAACCGTGGAACCCCACCAGCAGCAGGAGGAGACCTCCAGAATGGCCTTCTCAAAG AATCGAATGAAAAGATTCAGGCTCTTCGCGAATGGTTAAAGAATATCAGCAAGCCTGTG GTGGCAGATATTCAGGCTAGAGGAGCGTGTCTCTGCTGGAACGCTCCAGTAAGGCAAACTGTAGATGAGGAGCAGAAAGAGCCAGAAGAGAATCCCGAGGAGCCAACTGTCAGCTATGAGGTGTCCGTCTCGTACAGTGGCAAGGATGGCAAATACAACACTGCCTACAG TGGTAAGGAGCTTAGTGCAACCATAGAGAACCTAAGACCAGCAACAGACTACCATGTCAG GGTCCAGGCCATATGTAACTGTTTACAAGGAACCCCGTCTGAGCCTGCAAGTTTTACAACACTGAGCTGTGAACCTGACGCACCCATCCCACCTCGCAAAGCCAGCGGCACTAAAAGCTGTCTCGTCCTGCAGTGGAAG GCTCCATGTGACAACGGTTCCAAAATTCAAAACTACATTCTGCAGTGGGACGAG GGTAAAGGTACAGGAGTGTTCGAGCAGTGCTACTATGGCCCTCAGAAGCAGTACAGGGTGACCAAGCTCTCGCCAGCATCCAAATACTCATTCCGCCTAGCAGCCAAAAACGACATGGGTGTCAG TGAGTTCAGTGAACCTGTAGACATGTTGACCTCATGCAGTGTCCCTGCACCTCCAAAGAGCCCTGAGCTGATCCAGGCTGGGGTCACTTGGCTCTCCCTGCGGTGGAACAGGCCAGACAGCTCACCAAAAGAAGACGATATTGGTTACATACTGGAAATGGAAGAAGAGGGCTCG GGATATGGGTTCCAGGTCAGTTATGATGGTGATGACTTGTCATGCACAGTGAGGAATCTGCACCGGAGCACCAAGTACAAATTCAGG ATTGCTGCATATAATACGGAAGGAAAGAGTAACCCGAGTCCTGTGTCAGAGTTTGCTACGGCCCCAGACAGACCTGGCTGCCCCTACAAACCCTGTGTTAAGGGCAAACAACATCCAACCAGCTTCCGTATGACCTGGG ATCCCCCCAAAGAGACTGGTGGCTCAGATGTGACTGAGTATGTGGTGGAGCTGTCTGAAGGACTAAGTG GCTCCTCTTGGGAGGAAGTGTACAGGGGTTCAGCTACAGAATGCGTGTGTGATGGCCTGAAGCCAGGTGGGACATACCAAGCTAGAGTCTGCTGTCACAGCAAAGGAGGACAAAGCCCA TTTTCGGAGACCCTGCAGGTCCAGATTCCAGCTGTTCCTCCTGGCCCCTGTCAGACTCCCAGAGTAATTGGCAAGCCAAAAGCCAGAGAGGTGCAACTTCGCTGGG CTCCTCCTCAGGTCGATGGCGGCAGTGCGGTGTGTACTTACAGTGTGGAGATATTCGCCCCCCATTCTGAGGAGGCCAGAGAGGTGCATCAAGGCCAAGAGCTTGAATGCACTGTGCACAGTCTCCTACCTGGGCGAACATACGGCTTTCGTCTGAGAGCAGCCAATAAAGCTGGG TATGGGCCTTTCTCTGAGCGTATTGAGGTGACTACGGGACCAGGAGCACCTGAGCCTTGTCGACCTCCTCACATCACCTGCAAATCTCCTTCTTGTGTTGTGGTCAGCTGGGAA GCTCCTCCGTGTAATGGTGCAGCAGTGACTGAGTTTCGGTTGGAGTGGGGAGCAGCTGAGGGAAGCATGCAGATGATCTACAGTGGAGCTGCAATGAGCTATGAGCTGAAAGGCCTGTTACCTGCCACCAACTATTTCTGCAGATTGCAG GCAGTGAATGTGGCCGGTGTGGGACCGTTTAGCGAAGTTATACTGTGCCAGACGCCTTGCTCTGTGCCTGCTATGGTCAGTGTTGTTCATGCTCTCCGCGAGAGCGAGATGAGGATGGAAGCAACGGGCCCTGACAGAggagaggtggaggaggaggaggaggaggatgaagaagaagaagaagaggaggaagaagatggAGAAAGACCCTCTCCTCCACTCTATTCCCCTTCTACTTGCCTGGGGCTCCGCTGGGAGGCACCGTGTGATCACGGAGCAGAGATTACATCTTACCTGATTGATATAGGAGAGAGACAGCCGATTTCCACCGGCCCTGTAACGAAGTACATTATACAGAACCTTCAACCTGATACCACCTACAG GATAAGGATCCAGGCTCTAAACAGCCTTGGTGCTGGTCCCTTTAGCCACACTTTTAAACTAAAGACAAAACCTCTGCCTCCTCTGCCACCGAGGCTGGAGTGCACTGCATTCAGCCACCAGACACTCAGGCTGAAGTGGGGTGATGGTCCAGCCAAGAATTCCCCCACAGACTCACTGCAGTACCAGCTCCAAATGGAGGACAGAAATGGAAG GTTTATATCCTTGTATAAAGGACCTTGCCACACTCACAAAGTGCAGAGGCTAAATGAGTCTACCTCTTATTCGTTTCGCATCCAAGCCTTTAACGAGGCGGGCGAAGGGCCCTTCTCTCTTGTGTACACCTTCACCACCCCCCGCTCACCACCAGCTCCACTCAAGG CACCACGTGTGGAACGACTGGATGAGTCCTGTGAGATTAGTTGGGAGTCCCTGCCACATATGAAGGGAGATCCAATCATTTACTGCCTGCAGTGCATGCAGGGAAATTCTGACTTTAAACAG ATATACAAGGGCTCAGATACTCTATTCCGCCTCTCCTCCCTGAGCTCGTCCTCTGAATACCGTTTTCGAGTGTGTGCGATCCGCCAGTGCCAGGATGCTCCGGAGATCATGGGGCCGTACAGTTCCAGTGTCACTTTACTGCCTCTTCGCATCGAATCTCCCAGCTCATCCAGCAGCGTGGGGCCTAAAGCTTGCGAGAGCCAGCAGCCTCGACGCAGCCTCACAGACGAGCAGTTCTCCCTCCTCATCATCGCCCTGCTCGCTCTCACCTCTATCCTCATTGCCGTGGCCATCCAGTACCTCGTCATCGAGTGA
- the fndc3a gene encoding fibronectin type-III domain-containing protein 3a isoform X2, whose protein sequence is MAEHTPPLESGQLLSPDLPLLTPPPSQPPPSMVNGDGSQQVILVQVNPGEAFTIQREDGQFQCITGPAQVPMMSPNGSVPPIYVPPGYVQQIIEESGVRRVLVLPQAEFHPGGHSPLHHPPPPPTHPHLQAFIPHPHPILPHPPHLYSGMAGGTGDMNAQYISQYHPAHIYTDQVSPDTHPAHGRAAFHRDERANKAHERLQKKLKERQGGQAGGGAGGQAPTKDSPPLSPQKNRGTPPAAGGDLQNGLLKGVEEQSQAATLTGLGKECSGRVRETESAESNEKIQALREWLKNISKPVVADIQARGACLCWNAPVRQTVDEEQKEPEENPEEPTVSYEVSVSYSGKDGKYNTAYSGKELSATIENLRPATDYHVRVQAICNCLQGTPSEPASFTTLSCEPDAPIPPRKASGTKSCLVLQWKAPCDNGSKIQNYILQWDEGKGTGVFEQCYYGPQKQYRVTKLSPASKYSFRLAAKNDMGVSEFSEPVDMLTSCSVPAPPKSPELIQAGVTWLSLRWNRPDSSPKEDDIGYILEMEEEGSGYGFQVSYDGDDLSCTVRNLHRSTKYKFRIAAYNTEGKSNPSPVSEFATAPDRPGCPYKPCVKGKQHPTSFRMTWDPPKETGGSDVTEYVVELSEGLSGSSWEEVYRGSATECVCDGLKPGGTYQARVCCHSKGGQSPFSETLQVQIPAVPPGPCQTPRVIGKPKAREVQLRWAPPQVDGGSAVCTYSVEIFAPHSEEAREVHQGQELECTVHSLLPGRTYGFRLRAANKAGYGPFSERIEVTTGPGAPEPCRPPHITCKSPSCVVVSWEAPPCNGAAVTEFRLEWGAAEGSMQMIYSGAAMSYELKGLLPATNYFCRLQAVNVAGVGPFSEVILCQTPCSVPAMVSVVHALRESEMRMEATGPDRGEVEEEEEEDEEEEEEEEEDGERPSPPLYSPSTCLGLRWEAPCDHGAEITSYLIDIGERQPISTGPVTKYIIQNLQPDTTYRIRIQALNSLGAGPFSHTFKLKTKPLPPLPPRLECTAFSHQTLRLKWGDGPAKNSPTDSLQYQLQMEDRNGRFISLYKGPCHTHKVQRLNESTSYSFRIQAFNEAGEGPFSLVYTFTTPRSPPAPLKAPRVERLDESCEISWESLPHMKGDPIIYCLQCMQGNSDFKQIYKGSDTLFRLSSLSSSSEYRFRVCAIRQCQDAPEIMGPYSSSVTLLPLRIESPSSSSSVGPKACESQQPRRSLTDEQFSLLIIALLALTSILIAVAIQYLVIE, encoded by the exons GTCCTGCTCAGGTTCCCATGATGTCCCCAAATGGTTCAGTGCCTCCAATCTATGTGCCTCCTGGATATGTTCAACAa ATCATTGAGGAGAGTGGAGTAAGGCGAGTGTTGGTCTTGCCTCAGGCAGAGTTTCACCCTGGGGGCCACTCTCCCCTGCACCACCCTCCCCCTCctcccacccacccccacctgCAGGCCTTCATTCCCCATCCACATCCAATCTTGCCTCATCCTCCTCACCTGTACTCAGGCATGGCCGGCGGAACTGGAGACATGAATGCCCAGTACATCTCTCAGTACCACCCAGCCCACATCTACACAGACCAGg TTTCTCCAGACACTCACCCGGCACATGGACGCGCAGCGTTTCACCGGGATGAAAGGGCTAACAAAGCGCATGAACGGCTGCAGAAGAAGCTGAAGGAGCGTCAGGGTGGTCAGGCAGGAGGAGGAGCGGGCGGTCAGGCTCCTACCAAAGATAGTCCTCCACTCTCTCCACAGAAGAACCGTGGAACCCCACCAGCAGCAGGAGGAGACCTCCAGAATGGCCTTCTCAAAGGTGTGGAGGAGCAAAGCCAGGCTGCTACACTCACTGGCCTGGGAAAAGAATGTTcaggaagagtgagagagacagagtctgCTG AATCGAATGAAAAGATTCAGGCTCTTCGCGAATGGTTAAAGAATATCAGCAAGCCTGTG GTGGCAGATATTCAGGCTAGAGGAGCGTGTCTCTGCTGGAACGCTCCAGTAAGGCAAACTGTAGATGAGGAGCAGAAAGAGCCAGAAGAGAATCCCGAGGAGCCAACTGTCAGCTATGAGGTGTCCGTCTCGTACAGTGGCAAGGATGGCAAATACAACACTGCCTACAG TGGTAAGGAGCTTAGTGCAACCATAGAGAACCTAAGACCAGCAACAGACTACCATGTCAG GGTCCAGGCCATATGTAACTGTTTACAAGGAACCCCGTCTGAGCCTGCAAGTTTTACAACACTGAGCTGTGAACCTGACGCACCCATCCCACCTCGCAAAGCCAGCGGCACTAAAAGCTGTCTCGTCCTGCAGTGGAAG GCTCCATGTGACAACGGTTCCAAAATTCAAAACTACATTCTGCAGTGGGACGAG GGTAAAGGTACAGGAGTGTTCGAGCAGTGCTACTATGGCCCTCAGAAGCAGTACAGGGTGACCAAGCTCTCGCCAGCATCCAAATACTCATTCCGCCTAGCAGCCAAAAACGACATGGGTGTCAG TGAGTTCAGTGAACCTGTAGACATGTTGACCTCATGCAGTGTCCCTGCACCTCCAAAGAGCCCTGAGCTGATCCAGGCTGGGGTCACTTGGCTCTCCCTGCGGTGGAACAGGCCAGACAGCTCACCAAAAGAAGACGATATTGGTTACATACTGGAAATGGAAGAAGAGGGCTCG GGATATGGGTTCCAGGTCAGTTATGATGGTGATGACTTGTCATGCACAGTGAGGAATCTGCACCGGAGCACCAAGTACAAATTCAGG ATTGCTGCATATAATACGGAAGGAAAGAGTAACCCGAGTCCTGTGTCAGAGTTTGCTACGGCCCCAGACAGACCTGGCTGCCCCTACAAACCCTGTGTTAAGGGCAAACAACATCCAACCAGCTTCCGTATGACCTGGG ATCCCCCCAAAGAGACTGGTGGCTCAGATGTGACTGAGTATGTGGTGGAGCTGTCTGAAGGACTAAGTG GCTCCTCTTGGGAGGAAGTGTACAGGGGTTCAGCTACAGAATGCGTGTGTGATGGCCTGAAGCCAGGTGGGACATACCAAGCTAGAGTCTGCTGTCACAGCAAAGGAGGACAAAGCCCA TTTTCGGAGACCCTGCAGGTCCAGATTCCAGCTGTTCCTCCTGGCCCCTGTCAGACTCCCAGAGTAATTGGCAAGCCAAAAGCCAGAGAGGTGCAACTTCGCTGGG CTCCTCCTCAGGTCGATGGCGGCAGTGCGGTGTGTACTTACAGTGTGGAGATATTCGCCCCCCATTCTGAGGAGGCCAGAGAGGTGCATCAAGGCCAAGAGCTTGAATGCACTGTGCACAGTCTCCTACCTGGGCGAACATACGGCTTTCGTCTGAGAGCAGCCAATAAAGCTGGG TATGGGCCTTTCTCTGAGCGTATTGAGGTGACTACGGGACCAGGAGCACCTGAGCCTTGTCGACCTCCTCACATCACCTGCAAATCTCCTTCTTGTGTTGTGGTCAGCTGGGAA GCTCCTCCGTGTAATGGTGCAGCAGTGACTGAGTTTCGGTTGGAGTGGGGAGCAGCTGAGGGAAGCATGCAGATGATCTACAGTGGAGCTGCAATGAGCTATGAGCTGAAAGGCCTGTTACCTGCCACCAACTATTTCTGCAGATTGCAG GCAGTGAATGTGGCCGGTGTGGGACCGTTTAGCGAAGTTATACTGTGCCAGACGCCTTGCTCTGTGCCTGCTATGGTCAGTGTTGTTCATGCTCTCCGCGAGAGCGAGATGAGGATGGAAGCAACGGGCCCTGACAGAggagaggtggaggaggaggaggaggaggatgaagaagaagaagaagaggaggaagaagatggAGAAAGACCCTCTCCTCCACTCTATTCCCCTTCTACTTGCCTGGGGCTCCGCTGGGAGGCACCGTGTGATCACGGAGCAGAGATTACATCTTACCTGATTGATATAGGAGAGAGACAGCCGATTTCCACCGGCCCTGTAACGAAGTACATTATACAGAACCTTCAACCTGATACCACCTACAG GATAAGGATCCAGGCTCTAAACAGCCTTGGTGCTGGTCCCTTTAGCCACACTTTTAAACTAAAGACAAAACCTCTGCCTCCTCTGCCACCGAGGCTGGAGTGCACTGCATTCAGCCACCAGACACTCAGGCTGAAGTGGGGTGATGGTCCAGCCAAGAATTCCCCCACAGACTCACTGCAGTACCAGCTCCAAATGGAGGACAGAAATGGAAG GTTTATATCCTTGTATAAAGGACCTTGCCACACTCACAAAGTGCAGAGGCTAAATGAGTCTACCTCTTATTCGTTTCGCATCCAAGCCTTTAACGAGGCGGGCGAAGGGCCCTTCTCTCTTGTGTACACCTTCACCACCCCCCGCTCACCACCAGCTCCACTCAAGG CACCACGTGTGGAACGACTGGATGAGTCCTGTGAGATTAGTTGGGAGTCCCTGCCACATATGAAGGGAGATCCAATCATTTACTGCCTGCAGTGCATGCAGGGAAATTCTGACTTTAAACAG ATATACAAGGGCTCAGATACTCTATTCCGCCTCTCCTCCCTGAGCTCGTCCTCTGAATACCGTTTTCGAGTGTGTGCGATCCGCCAGTGCCAGGATGCTCCGGAGATCATGGGGCCGTACAGTTCCAGTGTCACTTTACTGCCTCTTCGCATCGAATCTCCCAGCTCATCCAGCAGCGTGGGGCCTAAAGCTTGCGAGAGCCAGCAGCCTCGACGCAGCCTCACAGACGAGCAGTTCTCCCTCCTCATCATCGCCCTGCTCGCTCTCACCTCTATCCTCATTGCCGTGGCCATCCAGTACCTCGTCATCGAGTGA
- the fndc3a gene encoding fibronectin type-III domain-containing protein 3A isoform X1 gives MKESWLNTPLHWSPASYSAQICHSSHHHLLNLHPAWSTEMGANNYSVCHVETEQCTKSCRYRVILVQVNPGEAFTIQREDGQFQCITGPAQVPMMSPNGSVPPIYVPPGYVQQIIEESGVRRVLVLPQAEFHPGGHSPLHHPPPPPTHPHLQAFIPHPHPILPHPPHLYSGMAGGTGDMNAQYISQYHPAHIYTDQVSPDTHPAHGRAAFHRDERANKAHERLQKKLKERQGGQAGGGAGGQAPTKDSPPLSPQKNRGTPPAAGGDLQNGLLKGVEEQSQAATLTGLGKECSGRVRETESAESNEKIQALREWLKNISKPVVADIQARGACLCWNAPVRQTVDEEQKEPEENPEEPTVSYEVSVSYSGKDGKYNTAYSGKELSATIENLRPATDYHVRVQAICNCLQGTPSEPASFTTLSCEPDAPIPPRKASGTKSCLVLQWKAPCDNGSKIQNYILQWDEGKGTGVFEQCYYGPQKQYRVTKLSPASKYSFRLAAKNDMGVSEFSEPVDMLTSCSVPAPPKSPELIQAGVTWLSLRWNRPDSSPKEDDIGYILEMEEEGSGYGFQVSYDGDDLSCTVRNLHRSTKYKFRIAAYNTEGKSNPSPVSEFATAPDRPGCPYKPCVKGKQHPTSFRMTWDPPKETGGSDVTEYVVELSEGLSGSSWEEVYRGSATECVCDGLKPGGTYQARVCCHSKGGQSPFSETLQVQIPAVPPGPCQTPRVIGKPKAREVQLRWAPPQVDGGSAVCTYSVEIFAPHSEEAREVHQGQELECTVHSLLPGRTYGFRLRAANKAGYGPFSERIEVTTGPGAPEPCRPPHITCKSPSCVVVSWEAPPCNGAAVTEFRLEWGAAEGSMQMIYSGAAMSYELKGLLPATNYFCRLQAVNVAGVGPFSEVILCQTPCSVPAMVSVVHALRESEMRMEATGPDRGEVEEEEEEDEEEEEEEEEDGERPSPPLYSPSTCLGLRWEAPCDHGAEITSYLIDIGERQPISTGPVTKYIIQNLQPDTTYRIRIQALNSLGAGPFSHTFKLKTKPLPPLPPRLECTAFSHQTLRLKWGDGPAKNSPTDSLQYQLQMEDRNGRFISLYKGPCHTHKVQRLNESTSYSFRIQAFNEAGEGPFSLVYTFTTPRSPPAPLKAPRVERLDESCEISWESLPHMKGDPIIYCLQCMQGNSDFKQIYKGSDTLFRLSSLSSSSEYRFRVCAIRQCQDAPEIMGPYSSSVTLLPLRIESPSSSSSVGPKACESQQPRRSLTDEQFSLLIIALLALTSILIAVAIQYLVIE, from the exons GTCCTGCTCAGGTTCCCATGATGTCCCCAAATGGTTCAGTGCCTCCAATCTATGTGCCTCCTGGATATGTTCAACAa ATCATTGAGGAGAGTGGAGTAAGGCGAGTGTTGGTCTTGCCTCAGGCAGAGTTTCACCCTGGGGGCCACTCTCCCCTGCACCACCCTCCCCCTCctcccacccacccccacctgCAGGCCTTCATTCCCCATCCACATCCAATCTTGCCTCATCCTCCTCACCTGTACTCAGGCATGGCCGGCGGAACTGGAGACATGAATGCCCAGTACATCTCTCAGTACCACCCAGCCCACATCTACACAGACCAGg TTTCTCCAGACACTCACCCGGCACATGGACGCGCAGCGTTTCACCGGGATGAAAGGGCTAACAAAGCGCATGAACGGCTGCAGAAGAAGCTGAAGGAGCGTCAGGGTGGTCAGGCAGGAGGAGGAGCGGGCGGTCAGGCTCCTACCAAAGATAGTCCTCCACTCTCTCCACAGAAGAACCGTGGAACCCCACCAGCAGCAGGAGGAGACCTCCAGAATGGCCTTCTCAAAGGTGTGGAGGAGCAAAGCCAGGCTGCTACACTCACTGGCCTGGGAAAAGAATGTTcaggaagagtgagagagacagagtctgCTG AATCGAATGAAAAGATTCAGGCTCTTCGCGAATGGTTAAAGAATATCAGCAAGCCTGTG GTGGCAGATATTCAGGCTAGAGGAGCGTGTCTCTGCTGGAACGCTCCAGTAAGGCAAACTGTAGATGAGGAGCAGAAAGAGCCAGAAGAGAATCCCGAGGAGCCAACTGTCAGCTATGAGGTGTCCGTCTCGTACAGTGGCAAGGATGGCAAATACAACACTGCCTACAG TGGTAAGGAGCTTAGTGCAACCATAGAGAACCTAAGACCAGCAACAGACTACCATGTCAG GGTCCAGGCCATATGTAACTGTTTACAAGGAACCCCGTCTGAGCCTGCAAGTTTTACAACACTGAGCTGTGAACCTGACGCACCCATCCCACCTCGCAAAGCCAGCGGCACTAAAAGCTGTCTCGTCCTGCAGTGGAAG GCTCCATGTGACAACGGTTCCAAAATTCAAAACTACATTCTGCAGTGGGACGAG GGTAAAGGTACAGGAGTGTTCGAGCAGTGCTACTATGGCCCTCAGAAGCAGTACAGGGTGACCAAGCTCTCGCCAGCATCCAAATACTCATTCCGCCTAGCAGCCAAAAACGACATGGGTGTCAG TGAGTTCAGTGAACCTGTAGACATGTTGACCTCATGCAGTGTCCCTGCACCTCCAAAGAGCCCTGAGCTGATCCAGGCTGGGGTCACTTGGCTCTCCCTGCGGTGGAACAGGCCAGACAGCTCACCAAAAGAAGACGATATTGGTTACATACTGGAAATGGAAGAAGAGGGCTCG GGATATGGGTTCCAGGTCAGTTATGATGGTGATGACTTGTCATGCACAGTGAGGAATCTGCACCGGAGCACCAAGTACAAATTCAGG ATTGCTGCATATAATACGGAAGGAAAGAGTAACCCGAGTCCTGTGTCAGAGTTTGCTACGGCCCCAGACAGACCTGGCTGCCCCTACAAACCCTGTGTTAAGGGCAAACAACATCCAACCAGCTTCCGTATGACCTGGG ATCCCCCCAAAGAGACTGGTGGCTCAGATGTGACTGAGTATGTGGTGGAGCTGTCTGAAGGACTAAGTG GCTCCTCTTGGGAGGAAGTGTACAGGGGTTCAGCTACAGAATGCGTGTGTGATGGCCTGAAGCCAGGTGGGACATACCAAGCTAGAGTCTGCTGTCACAGCAAAGGAGGACAAAGCCCA TTTTCGGAGACCCTGCAGGTCCAGATTCCAGCTGTTCCTCCTGGCCCCTGTCAGACTCCCAGAGTAATTGGCAAGCCAAAAGCCAGAGAGGTGCAACTTCGCTGGG CTCCTCCTCAGGTCGATGGCGGCAGTGCGGTGTGTACTTACAGTGTGGAGATATTCGCCCCCCATTCTGAGGAGGCCAGAGAGGTGCATCAAGGCCAAGAGCTTGAATGCACTGTGCACAGTCTCCTACCTGGGCGAACATACGGCTTTCGTCTGAGAGCAGCCAATAAAGCTGGG TATGGGCCTTTCTCTGAGCGTATTGAGGTGACTACGGGACCAGGAGCACCTGAGCCTTGTCGACCTCCTCACATCACCTGCAAATCTCCTTCTTGTGTTGTGGTCAGCTGGGAA GCTCCTCCGTGTAATGGTGCAGCAGTGACTGAGTTTCGGTTGGAGTGGGGAGCAGCTGAGGGAAGCATGCAGATGATCTACAGTGGAGCTGCAATGAGCTATGAGCTGAAAGGCCTGTTACCTGCCACCAACTATTTCTGCAGATTGCAG GCAGTGAATGTGGCCGGTGTGGGACCGTTTAGCGAAGTTATACTGTGCCAGACGCCTTGCTCTGTGCCTGCTATGGTCAGTGTTGTTCATGCTCTCCGCGAGAGCGAGATGAGGATGGAAGCAACGGGCCCTGACAGAggagaggtggaggaggaggaggaggaggatgaagaagaagaagaagaggaggaagaagatggAGAAAGACCCTCTCCTCCACTCTATTCCCCTTCTACTTGCCTGGGGCTCCGCTGGGAGGCACCGTGTGATCACGGAGCAGAGATTACATCTTACCTGATTGATATAGGAGAGAGACAGCCGATTTCCACCGGCCCTGTAACGAAGTACATTATACAGAACCTTCAACCTGATACCACCTACAG GATAAGGATCCAGGCTCTAAACAGCCTTGGTGCTGGTCCCTTTAGCCACACTTTTAAACTAAAGACAAAACCTCTGCCTCCTCTGCCACCGAGGCTGGAGTGCACTGCATTCAGCCACCAGACACTCAGGCTGAAGTGGGGTGATGGTCCAGCCAAGAATTCCCCCACAGACTCACTGCAGTACCAGCTCCAAATGGAGGACAGAAATGGAAG GTTTATATCCTTGTATAAAGGACCTTGCCACACTCACAAAGTGCAGAGGCTAAATGAGTCTACCTCTTATTCGTTTCGCATCCAAGCCTTTAACGAGGCGGGCGAAGGGCCCTTCTCTCTTGTGTACACCTTCACCACCCCCCGCTCACCACCAGCTCCACTCAAGG CACCACGTGTGGAACGACTGGATGAGTCCTGTGAGATTAGTTGGGAGTCCCTGCCACATATGAAGGGAGATCCAATCATTTACTGCCTGCAGTGCATGCAGGGAAATTCTGACTTTAAACAG ATATACAAGGGCTCAGATACTCTATTCCGCCTCTCCTCCCTGAGCTCGTCCTCTGAATACCGTTTTCGAGTGTGTGCGATCCGCCAGTGCCAGGATGCTCCGGAGATCATGGGGCCGTACAGTTCCAGTGTCACTTTACTGCCTCTTCGCATCGAATCTCCCAGCTCATCCAGCAGCGTGGGGCCTAAAGCTTGCGAGAGCCAGCAGCCTCGACGCAGCCTCACAGACGAGCAGTTCTCCCTCCTCATCATCGCCCTGCTCGCTCTCACCTCTATCCTCATTGCCGTGGCCATCCAGTACCTCGTCATCGAGTGA